A window of the Trichocoleus sp. genome harbors these coding sequences:
- a CDS encoding NAD(P)-dependent oxidoreductase: MREMAIVKLGLIGTGLMGLPMVQRLLETDIAVVAYNRTIEKLEPLQATEAEIASSVSEVLQSCSAVLLMLSDASAIRSVLFSEETKPYFADRTIIQMGTIAPDESRSLRDDTVNLGGNYLEAPVLGSIPEVKAGTLQIMVGATPEQLASWSPVLQRLGTPQLIGEVGTAAALKLALNQLIASLTTAFASSLGLVQRQGVPIETFMQILRQSALYAPTFDKKLQRMVDRHFDSPNFPTKHLLKDTNLFWQAAIESGLKVDNLEGIRHILETACEMGLAEADYSALYAAVNPEE; the protein is encoded by the coding sequence ATGAGGGAGATGGCGATCGTGAAACTGGGCTTAATTGGTACGGGTTTGATGGGGTTGCCGATGGTGCAGCGGCTACTGGAAACAGATATTGCTGTGGTGGCATATAATCGCACGATCGAAAAATTGGAACCCTTGCAGGCAACAGAGGCTGAAATTGCATCTTCTGTGTCTGAGGTGTTGCAGTCCTGTTCGGCAGTTTTGCTGATGCTCTCGGATGCCAGTGCCATTCGATCAGTACTGTTTTCAGAGGAGACAAAACCTTATTTTGCCGATCGCACAATTATTCAAATGGGAACGATCGCGCCTGACGAGAGCCGCAGTTTGCGGGATGACACTGTGAATTTAGGCGGTAACTATTTAGAAGCACCTGTGTTGGGCAGCATCCCTGAAGTGAAAGCTGGGACGCTCCAGATTATGGTTGGCGCGACTCCCGAACAGCTTGCAAGTTGGTCACCTGTACTCCAGCGGCTTGGCACACCTCAACTGATTGGCGAAGTGGGGACAGCAGCGGCTCTGAAACTGGCACTAAATCAATTAATTGCTTCTCTGACGACTGCTTTTGCCTCCAGCCTAGGATTAGTGCAGCGACAGGGCGTTCCGATCGAGACATTCATGCAAATTCTGCGGCAGAGCGCGCTTTATGCACCCACGTTTGACAAGAAACTTCAGCGCATGGTCGATCGCCACTTCGACAGCCCAAATTTCCCCACAAAGCATCTTTTGAAAGACACGAATCTGTTTTGGCAGGCGGCGATCGAGTCTGGGCTAAAGGTTGACAACCTGGAAGGCATCCGCCACATCTTGGAAACAGCCTGTGAAATGGGACTTGCAGAGGCAGATTATTCGGCACTCTATGCGGCAGTCAATCCAGAAGAATAA
- a CDS encoding ABC transporter ATP-binding protein, whose protein sequence is MFDVTTSSIAAEPVPCIQVKGLCKTFGGQVLYEDFNLELPNNQFISVFGPNGCGKSTLINMISGLIPFDRGQVLINDKPIRRARIGYVFQNYRDSLFPWMSAFDNIAYPLKTKGISERACRDRVEKLIETFNIRLDLKRYPYNFSGGQQQLISILRALVADPEVLFLDEPFSALDFETTLFVRDKLQEIFTTTGLPMVMVVHNLEEAVYLADTILLLSKRPTNLVEAVSFQALRPRTPDTLSSAEFVEVSRYCLDVFREVMRR, encoded by the coding sequence ATGTTTGATGTAACGACCAGTTCGATCGCCGCTGAACCAGTTCCCTGTATTCAGGTCAAGGGCTTATGTAAAACATTTGGTGGGCAGGTTTTGTATGAGGACTTTAATCTGGAACTGCCAAATAACCAGTTTATTTCGGTCTTTGGTCCTAATGGCTGTGGTAAGTCAACCCTGATCAATATGATTAGTGGCTTGATTCCGTTCGATCGCGGACAGGTTTTGATCAACGATAAACCAATTCGCCGCGCTCGGATTGGCTATGTGTTTCAGAATTATCGAGATTCACTGTTCCCCTGGATGAGCGCCTTTGACAATATTGCTTATCCGCTGAAAACCAAAGGGATTTCTGAGCGAGCTTGCCGCGATCGAGTCGAGAAGTTGATCGAAACCTTCAACATTCGGCTTGATCTCAAACGCTATCCCTACAATTTTTCGGGAGGGCAACAGCAGTTAATTTCAATTCTCAGGGCATTAGTTGCGGATCCAGAAGTACTGTTTTTGGATGAACCTTTCTCAGCACTGGACTTTGAAACCACACTCTTCGTACGCGACAAACTGCAAGAAATTTTCACAACCACTGGCTTACCAATGGTGATGGTGGTTCACAACTTAGAAGAAGCCGTTTATTTAGCAGATACCATTCTGCTGCTCAGCAAACGCCCGACAAATCTGGTTGAGGCAGTGTCGTTTCAGGCTCTGCGTCCTCGCACCCCAGATACACTCTCCTCGGCTGAATTTGTTGAAGTGAGCCGCTACTGTCTAGATGTTTTCCGTGAGGTAATGCGCCGATGA
- a CDS encoding ABC transporter substrate-binding protein, protein MRIRRRTFLQVGAGAALATIAHGCTQPQTQSPQQTTATGAASSETPGKISIGFWPVAAGLPLFLAVEKGYFKNAGLEVEAVKFASAQQVAEGIIAGRLQGSGNGTASGALGLAEIASPGLFKIIASNPSNVEYALEQIIVAKDSPIQSIADFKGKKFACGPGAQNKAIAEAILEKNGIANPQVMSLEIKQHVAAIASGQVDGAYTLEPTGTVGAMKGITRVLENGVVAKYILDDAKAPWFGGSATLSTKFIEQYPQTAKAYTEAYRRGIADVRNNPDEARQYLVGYTAIEGDLVKKVPLTAYTMYDEFTPKDVEYFQRFFDFMQQKGVFSQAIPVEPLLYKTA, encoded by the coding sequence ATGAGAATTCGCAGAAGAACATTTTTGCAGGTGGGGGCAGGTGCAGCGTTAGCAACGATCGCGCATGGTTGTACCCAACCTCAAACTCAATCACCCCAGCAAACAACAGCAACAGGAGCAGCAAGTTCAGAAACTCCGGGTAAGATTTCAATCGGCTTTTGGCCTGTGGCAGCCGGATTACCGCTCTTTTTGGCAGTAGAAAAGGGCTACTTCAAAAATGCCGGATTAGAGGTTGAAGCAGTCAAGTTTGCCTCTGCCCAACAAGTTGCCGAAGGGATTATTGCCGGACGTTTGCAGGGATCAGGCAATGGAACAGCATCGGGGGCGTTAGGACTGGCTGAAATTGCTTCTCCGGGCTTATTCAAAATTATTGCCTCAAATCCCAGTAACGTTGAATATGCGCTGGAACAGATAATCGTCGCAAAAGATAGCCCAATTCAGTCGATCGCAGATTTCAAGGGCAAGAAGTTTGCTTGCGGGCCAGGGGCGCAGAACAAAGCAATTGCGGAAGCGATTTTAGAAAAGAATGGGATTGCCAATCCTCAAGTCATGTCGCTAGAAATTAAACAGCACGTAGCAGCGATCGCATCAGGTCAGGTGGATGGAGCCTATACCCTGGAACCGACAGGAACGGTTGGTGCGATGAAGGGGATTACGCGCGTTCTGGAAAATGGCGTGGTTGCAAAGTATATTTTGGACGATGCGAAGGCTCCCTGGTTTGGTGGTTCTGCAACGCTTAGCACCAAGTTTATTGAGCAGTATCCGCAGACGGCAAAAGCCTACACTGAAGCGTATCGACGTGGCATTGCGGATGTGCGGAACAACCCCGATGAAGCGCGGCAGTATTTAGTCGGTTATACGGCGATCGAGGGAGATTTGGTGAAGAAAGTGCCGCTGACTGCTTACACCATGTACGACGAATTCACGCCCAAAGATGTTGAATATTTCCAGCGCTTCTTTGATTTCATGCAACAAAAAGGCGTGTTTTCTCAAGCGATTCCAGTTGAACCTTTGCTTTATAAAACAGCGTAA
- a CDS encoding CHASE domain-containing protein encodes MAQEQKHQWGIREQTWVKVSTLRNLLRYWAVISVVGLGTGVSIVLALLVGRWEITNTRTRFDRQTENLTTALQRSLNRYTEILRSMEDLYRASPTPIDRATFATFVERTVLTYPGIQALEWSPLVRQVDRSSFEQRIRNQGFQRFQITELHSRTLIRAADRPDYFPVAYIEPLLSNEAALGFDLASNPVRRAAMQSARDTGQITATGRIRLVQEPKDQFAFLVVLPIYQNRNIPDSVRDRQQQLQGFLLGVFRISDVVEESLQGLNYRVDFEIRDQTTVNAGDRFLGFYQSNQKTVFTDAEDRLSEAQLKYLCSSQVECTRTITVAGRQWSILFVPTDFYFGNPPYGAAATLMIGFLLTAMLSLLLLNYQSELQKTQEMSDLKLRFFSMASHELRTPLSTILLTVQSLQGQVNLTEPQQKSLQRVQQAAQRMTQQIIDILTLTRAEVGKLEFIPEIIELDRFCQQIVDEFQTTATQKINFVSDSQNIKAYLDKKLMRSMITNLLSNAIKYSPENSTIDVSLFCHSVIVSLQVSDRGIGIPANDLPRLYEAFYRASNAKEISGTGLGLALVKTCVDLHRGSIQIESTLNEGTTIRVNLPID; translated from the coding sequence GTGGCGCAGGAGCAAAAGCACCAGTGGGGCATTAGAGAGCAAACCTGGGTGAAAGTATCAACGTTGAGGAACCTGCTTCGCTATTGGGCAGTGATTTCGGTTGTAGGTTTAGGAACAGGCGTTTCGATCGTCCTGGCGCTGCTCGTCGGACGGTGGGAAATCACCAATACGCGAACTCGTTTTGACCGACAGACAGAGAACCTGACGACTGCCTTGCAACGCAGCCTCAACCGCTACACCGAAATTTTGCGATCGATGGAAGATCTGTATCGTGCCAGTCCAACGCCGATCGATCGGGCTACCTTTGCAACTTTTGTGGAGCGAACGGTACTCACCTATCCGGGAATTCAAGCCCTTGAGTGGTCACCGCTGGTTCGGCAAGTCGATCGATCGAGCTTTGAGCAAAGGATTCGCAATCAGGGCTTTCAGAGGTTCCAAATCACGGAATTGCATAGTCGAACGCTGATTCGCGCTGCCGATCGTCCTGACTATTTTCCAGTTGCCTATATTGAACCGCTGCTGAGTAATGAAGCTGCTCTGGGGTTTGACCTGGCATCTAATCCAGTGCGCCGAGCGGCAATGCAGTCTGCCAGAGATACAGGACAAATTACGGCAACCGGTCGGATTCGCTTAGTGCAGGAACCGAAAGACCAGTTTGCTTTTTTAGTGGTTTTGCCGATTTACCAAAATCGGAACATTCCTGATTCAGTGCGCGATCGACAGCAGCAGCTTCAAGGTTTTTTGCTTGGTGTGTTTCGCATTTCTGATGTAGTTGAGGAATCGTTGCAGGGCTTGAACTACCGCGTTGATTTTGAAATTCGCGATCAAACAACTGTTAACGCAGGCGATCGGTTTTTGGGGTTTTACCAGTCCAACCAAAAAACTGTTTTTACTGATGCTGAGGATCGATTGTCCGAAGCGCAGCTAAAGTATCTTTGTTCCAGTCAGGTGGAATGTACGCGCACGATTACGGTTGCAGGTCGGCAATGGTCAATTTTGTTTGTGCCTACAGATTTTTATTTTGGGAATCCGCCCTATGGTGCGGCTGCAACTTTAATGATTGGGTTTCTGCTAACGGCGATGCTTTCGCTGCTGTTGTTGAACTATCAATCAGAGCTACAGAAAACGCAGGAAATGAGCGATTTAAAACTGCGGTTTTTCTCCATGGCATCCCATGAGCTACGCACACCGCTGAGTACGATTTTGTTAACGGTGCAATCTTTACAGGGTCAGGTTAACTTAACAGAACCTCAGCAAAAAAGCCTGCAACGAGTTCAGCAGGCGGCGCAACGAATGACCCAGCAAATTATTGATATTTTGACGCTGACTAGAGCCGAAGTAGGCAAGCTGGAATTTATACCGGAAATCATTGAACTCGATCGCTTTTGCCAACAGATTGTAGATGAGTTTCAAACCACTGCAACCCAAAAAATTAACTTTGTCAGCGACAGCCAGAATATTAAAGCTTATCTCGATAAAAAGCTAATGCGATCGATGATCACAAATCTTTTGTCGAACGCAATCAAGTATTCTCCAGAAAATAGCACAATTGATGTTTCGCTATTCTGCCATTCAGTCATAGTGAGCTTGCAAGTGAGCGATCGAGGAATCGGGATTCCGGCTAATGATTTGCCTCGTTTGTATGAGGCTTTTTATCGGGCGAGCAATGCGAAAGAGATCAGTGGAACTGGATTAGGATTGGCACTGGTCAAAACCTGTGTTGATCTCCATCGGGGTTCAATTCAGATTGAAAGCACATTGAATGAAGGAACGACGATCAGGGTGAATTTGCCGATCGATTAA
- a CDS encoding SDR family NAD(P)-dependent oxidoreductase produces MMTMAGQVALVTGATRGLGKGIAIGLGEAGATVYITGRSLERSGEGSLIETQEAVEAAGGICIPVQVDHSDDEQVRSLFDRIQQEQGKLDLLVNNVYAGVQALAKVNGKPFWESEPDLWDACNNVGLRSHYVASVYAARMMSQRQQGLICTISSWGGLSYIFGVPYGAGKSACDRLAADMAKELEPYHVTSIALWPGIVGTEHITRFVAEMAETEEGTPSAASIKEQYNWETPLLTGRVIAALAADPAVSRYSGRVKIVAELAQRYGLVDRDGNLPVSLRSLRFLLPFAVPALRQFAWIVPNLNVPWSLLLLTLLRSPRL; encoded by the coding sequence ATGATGACAATGGCAGGTCAGGTGGCTTTAGTGACCGGAGCAACCAGAGGGCTGGGGAAGGGAATTGCGATCGGCTTAGGTGAGGCAGGCGCAACCGTTTACATTACGGGTCGCAGTTTGGAGCGATCGGGTGAAGGCAGCTTGATTGAGACACAAGAAGCGGTTGAAGCGGCAGGCGGAATTTGTATTCCAGTGCAGGTGGATCACAGCGATGATGAGCAAGTGCGATCGTTGTTCGATCGGATTCAGCAGGAGCAGGGGAAACTCGATCTGTTGGTCAATAACGTTTATGCGGGTGTGCAAGCACTGGCGAAAGTGAACGGTAAGCCATTTTGGGAGTCTGAGCCTGATCTCTGGGATGCCTGCAACAACGTTGGGCTGCGGAGCCATTATGTAGCGAGTGTCTATGCAGCTCGGATGATGAGTCAGCGACAGCAAGGGTTGATCTGCACTATTTCTTCCTGGGGTGGGCTGTCTTACATTTTTGGCGTGCCCTACGGAGCCGGAAAGTCGGCTTGTGATCGGCTTGCAGCAGATATGGCAAAAGAACTGGAGCCTTATCACGTTACCTCGATCGCCTTGTGGCCTGGCATCGTTGGGACTGAACATATCACGCGCTTTGTGGCAGAAATGGCTGAAACAGAGGAAGGTACTCCATCTGCTGCCTCGATTAAAGAGCAATACAATTGGGAAACACCCTTACTGACTGGACGGGTCATTGCTGCCCTTGCTGCCGATCCAGCCGTGAGCCGCTACAGTGGACGAGTCAAAATTGTGGCTGAACTGGCGCAACGATATGGATTAGTTGATCGAGATGGCAATCTTCCTGTTTCCCTCCGATCGCTGCGGTTTCTCCTCCCCTTCGCGGTTCCGGCTCTGCGACAATTTGCCTGGATCGTTCCCAATCTCAATGTCCCCTGGTCGTTGCTTTTGTTAACGCTGCTTCGATCGCCCAGGCTATAG
- a CDS encoding response regulator transcription factor: MRILLAEDDAHLSESLSEALISRRYTVDVVKDGEAGWQLVTSYEYDLLLLDVTLPKLDGLRLCQRIRQHGYVSPILMLTARDTSADKVMGLDAGADAYMVKPFNLDELLAQIRALLRRGQHAFSTVLTWGNLCLDPTSYEVTYNKRSVRLTPKEFALLELLLRNGDRVLNRTTMIEKIWSWESFPGEDTIKAHIKSLRLKLKEAGAPKDLIETIYGMGYRLKAIG, translated from the coding sequence ATGCGGATTCTCCTTGCTGAAGACGATGCCCATCTGTCGGAATCCTTGAGTGAGGCTTTAATCTCCCGTCGTTATACTGTCGATGTGGTTAAGGACGGTGAAGCGGGTTGGCAGTTGGTGACATCTTATGAATATGATTTGCTGCTGTTGGATGTGACACTGCCCAAACTCGACGGACTGCGGCTCTGCCAACGAATTCGACAACATGGCTATGTTTCTCCAATCCTGATGCTGACGGCTCGTGATACCAGCGCCGACAAAGTGATGGGATTAGATGCTGGTGCTGATGCTTATATGGTCAAGCCCTTTAATTTAGATGAATTGCTGGCTCAAATTCGTGCCCTGCTGCGACGAGGACAACATGCTTTTTCAACGGTTCTCACCTGGGGCAACCTCTGTCTTGATCCAACCAGCTATGAAGTGACTTATAACAAGCGTTCAGTGCGGCTAACCCCCAAAGAATTTGCCTTGCTAGAACTGCTGCTTCGCAATGGCGATCGGGTCTTAAACCGTACAACGATGATTGAGAAGATCTGGTCTTGGGAATCATTTCCAGGGGAAGATACAATCAAAGCCCATATCAAAAGCTTGCGATTAAAACTGAAAGAGGCAGGCGCACCGAAAGATTTAATTGAAACGATTTATGGGATGGGGTATCGGTTGAAGGCGATCGGGTGA
- a CDS encoding ABC transporter permease translates to MTPQLTQSRSLPKPINLAKLVDRLLPLLGVILLFVLWWLVAVSGWVNPVLMPTPIATLGELFRSLISGTMLVDFMATLMRTFEAFLLAAVVGVPLGVALGSSEKLYRSVEFLIDFFRSTPASALIPMFILFFGVSDISKVIIAGFSALLLILFNSAYGVIHAKRSRILAAKVMGASRWRIFKDVLLWESLPQTFIGLRSGISIALVIVIVAEMFIGTEQGLGKRIIDAQQILNVKDMYASILITGILGYVLNMLFLFFDKRVIHWSGK, encoded by the coding sequence ATGACTCCCCAACTCACTCAGTCCCGATCGCTTCCCAAACCGATCAACCTGGCGAAACTCGTCGATCGATTGCTGCCGCTTCTTGGCGTAATCCTGTTATTTGTGCTCTGGTGGTTGGTTGCCGTTTCTGGTTGGGTTAACCCTGTACTGATGCCCACACCGATCGCCACCTTGGGGGAGCTATTTCGATCGCTCATCTCTGGCACAATGCTGGTTGATTTTATGGCAACCCTGATGCGAACCTTTGAGGCATTTTTGCTGGCGGCTGTGGTTGGTGTACCTCTCGGTGTGGCGCTGGGGAGTTCCGAAAAACTATATCGCAGCGTCGAATTTCTCATTGATTTTTTCCGCTCTACGCCTGCCAGTGCCTTAATTCCCATGTTCATTTTGTTTTTTGGGGTGAGCGATATCTCCAAGGTAATTATTGCCGGATTTAGTGCGCTGCTGCTCATTCTGTTTAACAGTGCTTATGGCGTGATTCATGCGAAGCGATCGCGCATTCTGGCAGCAAAAGTCATGGGGGCAAGTCGCTGGCGCATCTTCAAAGATGTCTTGCTGTGGGAGAGTTTACCGCAAACGTTTATCGGGCTCAGGAGTGGCATCAGTATTGCGCTGGTCATTGTGATTGTGGCAGAGATGTTTATTGGCACCGAGCAGGGACTCGGCAAACGCATCATCGACGCTCAACAGATTCTTAACGTTAAAGATATGTATGCCTCCATTTTGATTACAGGAATTTTGGGCTATGTGCTGAATATGCTGTTTCTGTTTTTTGATAAGCGCGTGATTCACTGGAGCGGCAAATAG
- a CDS encoding cupin domain-containing protein, protein MQTNLSSEIKIEHQPSADRLAELGVLQWAIWTKEVSEFGWTYDESETCYFLQGDVIVTPHGGQPVQMGKGDLVTFPARMSCTWKILEDVRKHYSFG, encoded by the coding sequence ATGCAAACGAACCTTTCCAGTGAAATCAAAATTGAGCATCAACCCAGTGCCGATCGTCTGGCTGAATTGGGTGTTTTGCAGTGGGCAATCTGGACAAAGGAAGTATCAGAGTTTGGCTGGACGTATGACGAGTCAGAAACTTGCTATTTTCTGCAAGGCGATGTGATTGTTACGCCACATGGAGGGCAACCTGTTCAGATGGGCAAAGGGGATTTGGTCACATTTCCGGCAAGAATGTCTTGCACCTGGAAGATTCTAGAAGATGTTCGCAAGCATTATTCTTTTGGTTAA
- a CDS encoding MFS transporter encodes MATTSRRLSGIPKRDRSAQSGYVQGPLKWAIAFTASLGAILEVIDTSIVNVALTDIQATLGATVSEVGWVVTGYAIANVVLIPLSAWLGDLFGKKTYFVFSMVGFTLASCFVGLLLIYRCWSLHEFCKACLAVGC; translated from the coding sequence ATGGCTACTACTTCTCGTCGTTTATCTGGTATCCCTAAACGCGATCGCTCTGCGCAATCGGGCTATGTCCAGGGTCCGCTCAAATGGGCAATTGCCTTCACCGCTTCGCTCGGCGCGATTTTGGAGGTGATTGACACCAGCATCGTCAACGTCGCCCTGACAGATATTCAAGCCACGCTGGGCGCTACCGTAAGCGAAGTGGGCTGGGTCGTCACGGGCTATGCGATCGCCAACGTCGTGCTGATTCCGCTTTCTGCCTGGTTAGGCGATCTGTTTGGCAAAAAAACTTATTTTGTCTTTTCAATGGTAGGTTTCACGCTGGCTTCGTGCTTTGTGGGTTTGCTGCTAATTTACCGATGTTGGTCATTGCACGAATTCTGCAAGGCTTGTTTGGCGGTGGGCTGTTAG
- a CDS encoding Hsp20/alpha crystallin family protein, whose translation MLVRYWNPWQEMDTIRRQIDRAFDGLTQPTSSEFNWTPAIELQDSGDALVLKAQLPGIDPKQLNVEVTKEAVSITGERRQESKTEENGYIKSEFRYGTFHRIVPLPVAVINDQVQAEYKDGILVLTLPKVVEARNKVVKINLADLTQASVTDAIEGNEQAAHN comes from the coding sequence ATGTTAGTTCGTTACTGGAATCCCTGGCAAGAAATGGATACGATTCGTCGTCAAATCGATCGCGCTTTTGATGGTTTGACTCAGCCCACTTCTTCTGAGTTTAACTGGACTCCGGCGATCGAACTGCAAGACAGTGGTGATGCGCTGGTGTTGAAAGCACAACTTCCTGGAATCGATCCAAAGCAACTTAACGTTGAAGTAACGAAGGAAGCTGTCAGCATTACCGGGGAACGCCGCCAAGAATCCAAAACGGAAGAGAACGGTTACATCAAATCCGAATTCCGCTACGGTACATTTCACCGGATTGTGCCTCTCCCCGTTGCCGTGATTAATGATCAGGTGCAAGCTGAATACAAAGACGGCATTCTAGTTCTGACCTTACCCAAAGTGGTTGAAGCTCGGAACAAAGTTGTGAAGATCAATCTGGCAGACCTGACTCAAGCTTCTGTGACAGATGCGATCGAAGGGAATGAGCAAGCCGCTCATAACTAA
- a CDS encoding TetR/AcrR family transcriptional regulator, which translates to MAAPKRDTALTRDRLLQAAIQVFSTEGFVGATTREIARVAGVNEVTLFRHFQSKEQLLAAVAQHITALKAEALANQDEWTQDLRRDLLHYAKLHDDMLEENEALIRMFIGEAQRHPNEALQVFQQAFLPLREKLVAYLQNCVDRGMVRSDVDLPMAIDQFTGMLLAGMLRRHAAPIARGYSRDRYIQGCVDLFVRGIDSLISESSQNSAIQKN; encoded by the coding sequence ATGGCAGCCCCCAAACGAGACACAGCCCTAACACGCGATCGGCTCCTTCAAGCAGCAATTCAAGTCTTCTCGACCGAAGGTTTTGTGGGTGCAACGACTCGTGAAATTGCCCGAGTTGCAGGCGTGAATGAAGTGACGCTGTTCCGGCATTTTCAGAGTAAAGAGCAGCTTTTGGCGGCAGTGGCGCAACATATTACAGCGCTTAAGGCTGAAGCCCTGGCAAATCAAGACGAATGGACTCAGGATTTACGGCGCGATTTGCTGCACTACGCCAAACTGCACGACGACATGCTGGAAGAAAACGAAGCCCTGATCCGCATGTTTATTGGTGAAGCGCAACGCCACCCGAACGAAGCCCTCCAGGTCTTTCAGCAAGCCTTTTTGCCGCTCCGAGAAAAGCTAGTTGCCTACCTGCAAAACTGTGTTGATCGGGGAATGGTTCGTTCTGATGTTGATCTGCCGATGGCGATCGATCAGTTCACCGGAATGCTGCTGGCTGGAATGCTGCGTCGTCATGCTGCCCCAATTGCGCGAGGCTATAGTCGCGATCGTTATATCCAGGGCTGTGTCGATTTGTTTGTCAGGGGCATTGATTCTCTGATCAGCGAATCCTCTCAAAACAGCGCAATTCAAAAGAACTGA